Proteins encoded within one genomic window of Candidatus Pseudothioglobus singularis PS1:
- a CDS encoding mandelate racemase/muconate lactonizing enzyme family protein, whose protein sequence is MKIISVETFTNEYVGLVRLRTDEGDEGWGQTSTYNSEITAQVVHLQIAPHVLGMSALDISEVNREVLEREHKFPGTYLYRALCGVDTALWDIKAKRANKSVCQLLGGSPSSVPVYASSMQREISPEAEAERLLMLKEADGYFAFKFRIGRECGHDIDQWPGRTESIIKEVRKTLGDEVSLLVDANSAYSPKKAIEVGHMLEDYGVSHFEEPCPYWEPDWTRQVSEALDIDVSGGEQDNDMRVWRHMIDTRVVDIVQPDICYMGGITRTLEVAKLAEKKGIPVTLHAANLSLVTLFSAHLMGSIKNPGKYLEFSIEGLDYYPWQDNIFSPDFKIVDGHLELPHKPGWGAEINQEWLSLANYQVSYTGSRF, encoded by the coding sequence ATGAAAATAATTAGCGTTGAAACTTTTACAAATGAGTATGTCGGACTGGTCCGCTTGAGAACGGATGAGGGTGATGAGGGCTGGGGTCAAACCTCGACCTATAACAGTGAAATCACTGCACAAGTTGTCCACCTTCAGATCGCTCCTCATGTCCTCGGTATGAGCGCTTTAGATATCAGTGAGGTCAACAGGGAAGTCTTGGAGAGGGAGCACAAGTTTCCTGGTACCTATCTTTACAGAGCTTTGTGCGGGGTAGATACAGCGCTCTGGGATATTAAGGCTAAAAGAGCAAATAAAAGTGTCTGCCAATTGCTCGGTGGGAGCCCAAGCTCAGTTCCTGTTTATGCCTCAAGTATGCAAAGAGAGATCTCGCCTGAGGCCGAAGCAGAGAGGCTTTTAATGCTCAAGGAGGCGGATGGCTACTTTGCCTTTAAGTTTAGAATCGGAAGGGAATGTGGACACGACATCGATCAGTGGCCTGGGCGAACTGAATCCATCATTAAAGAAGTGAGGAAGACTTTGGGTGACGAGGTGTCACTTCTCGTTGATGCCAATAGCGCCTACAGTCCTAAAAAAGCGATCGAGGTTGGCCATATGCTTGAGGATTATGGCGTCAGTCATTTCGAAGAGCCCTGTCCTTACTGGGAGCCAGATTGGACTCGACAGGTTTCAGAGGCGCTTGATATCGATGTGAGTGGTGGAGAGCAGGATAACGATATGAGAGTTTGGAGGCACATGATCGATACCAGAGTCGTTGATATTGTTCAGCCCGATATTTGTTACATGGGAGGCATTACTCGGACACTTGAGGTTGCTAAATTGGCTGAAAAAAAAGGCATTCCGGTTACTCTTCATGCTGCTAATTTGTCCCTAGTAACGCTTTTTTCAGCCCACTTAATGGGCTCAATCAAAAACCCGGGAAAATACTTGGAGTTTTCAATCGAAGGGCTTGATTACTACCCTTGGCAAGATAATATTTTTAGCCCTGATTTTAAAATTGTGGATGGACATCTAGAGTTACCTCATAAACCTGGTTGGGGTGCTGAGATAAATCAAGAGTGGTTGTCGTTGGCCAATTATCAAGTAAGCTATACTGGGTCTCGCTTTTAA
- the tig gene encoding trigger factor has translation MKTSLTTLEGLKRSLTVELPVDIFNERTEKIIKGLAGKVRVDGFRKGKIPPAVLKQRFGGSAKSDAATEIVGETLADALTDADVSPATQPSLTNIDTENADSLIYTLEFEVYPEIKVNALSKLTIDQVSSQVTEEDEERALQDLQDRSTEYKTVKRKSKDGDRLIIDFEGLLDGESFEGGAAEGFEIVLGKGTMIEGFEKGLIDVASGKTVEVNATFPEDYHVENLAGREAVFKVKVNEIGSPIELKRDDEFAKKYGEKDFETMKSRMTNQMKLELDSRLVQQNKDTAFSALLEANDFEVPEGSISSEAEKLQQDMESRMEQQGMPSKGKLPAEMFNEEAARRVKLGLLINKIATDSEITAEKDLVDAKLNEMSLQYGESAQQMIDWYNTDPSRLANIESIVVEDLVAKHVAEKAKVTTTDKTFLEIMNTQN, from the coding sequence ATGAAGACTTCACTCACCACTCTTGAGGGACTTAAAAGGTCGCTTACGGTTGAATTACCGGTAGACATTTTCAATGAAAGAACAGAAAAAATTATCAAAGGCCTTGCAGGTAAAGTACGTGTTGATGGCTTTAGAAAGGGAAAGATTCCGCCTGCCGTATTAAAACAAAGATTCGGTGGAAGCGCTAAATCTGACGCTGCAACTGAGATTGTCGGTGAAACCTTGGCTGATGCATTAACGGATGCAGATGTCTCTCCAGCGACTCAACCTTCCCTAACAAATATCGATACAGAGAATGCTGACAGCTTAATTTATACGCTTGAGTTTGAAGTCTACCCTGAAATTAAAGTCAATGCTCTGTCTAAACTAACGATTGATCAGGTCAGCTCACAGGTGACTGAGGAAGATGAAGAGAGAGCTCTGCAAGACCTTCAAGACCGCTCGACTGAGTATAAGACGGTCAAGCGCAAATCGAAGGATGGTGACCGCTTAATTATTGACTTTGAGGGGCTTCTCGATGGTGAGTCATTTGAAGGTGGCGCTGCTGAAGGCTTTGAAATTGTTCTTGGAAAAGGAACAATGATTGAGGGATTCGAGAAAGGGCTTATTGACGTTGCATCTGGAAAAACTGTCGAGGTGAACGCAACATTCCCAGAGGATTATCATGTGGAGAACTTGGCCGGAAGAGAGGCCGTATTCAAGGTTAAAGTTAATGAAATTGGATCACCAATTGAGCTGAAAAGAGATGATGAATTCGCAAAGAAGTATGGTGAAAAAGATTTTGAAACGATGAAGTCAAGAATGACTAACCAAATGAAGCTTGAGCTTGATTCAAGGCTCGTTCAGCAGAACAAAGATACTGCGTTTTCAGCGCTTCTAGAAGCTAATGATTTCGAAGTTCCTGAGGGGAGTATTTCCTCTGAGGCAGAAAAACTTCAACAAGACATGGAGTCTCGCATGGAGCAGCAAGGTATGCCATCAAAAGGTAAGCTACCTGCTGAGATGTTCAATGAAGAGGCTGCAAGAAGAGTTAAATTAGGCTTGTTAATTAATAAAATTGCAACGGATTCCGAAATAACAGCTGAAAAAGATTTGGTTGATGCTAAACTTAATGAAATGTCGCTACAATATGGTGAGAGCGCACAGCAAATGATTGATTGGTATAACACAGACCCTTCAAGGCTGGCTAATATCGAGTCAATTGTTGTTGAGGATTTGGTTGCCAAACATGTTGCTGAAAAAGCAAAGGTAACTACTACAGACAAAACATTTTTAGAAATAATGAATACCCAAAACTAA
- the clpP gene encoding ATP-dependent Clp endopeptidase proteolytic subunit ClpP: MTIQNLNQIPMVIESSGRGERAYDIYSRLLKERVVFMVGPVEDYTANVVVAQLLFLESENPDKDIHLYINSPGGSVTAGLAIYDTMQFIKPDISTLCIGQAASMGALLLTAGAKGKRFALPHARCMIHQPLGGFSGQASDIDIHAQEILKVRDNLNSILKEHTGQSMKNIQKDTDRDNFMSASESAKYGLIDKVINKR; encoded by the coding sequence ATGACAATTCAAAATTTAAATCAAATCCCAATGGTTATAGAGAGCTCAGGTCGTGGAGAGAGAGCTTATGATATCTATTCAAGACTTTTAAAAGAGCGTGTTGTTTTTATGGTTGGTCCTGTTGAGGATTACACCGCTAATGTTGTGGTTGCGCAGCTCCTTTTTTTGGAGTCTGAAAACCCTGATAAAGATATTCATTTATACATTAATTCACCGGGTGGTTCGGTCACTGCAGGCCTAGCAATTTACGATACAATGCAATTTATTAAGCCTGATATTTCAACGCTTTGTATCGGACAAGCTGCAAGTATGGGTGCGCTTCTTTTGACTGCTGGAGCTAAGGGCAAAAGGTTTGCTCTTCCTCATGCTAGATGTATGATTCATCAGCCATTAGGAGGGTTCTCTGGTCAAGCAAGTGATATAGATATTCATGCTCAAGAGATTCTGAAGGTGAGAGATAATTTAAATTCAATCCTTAAAGAGCATACCGGTCAAAGTATGAAAAATATTCAAAAAGATACTGATCGCGATAATTTCATGTCTGCAAGTGAGTCTGCTAAATATGGACTTATTGATAAAGTCATTAATAAACGATAA
- the clpX gene encoding ATP-dependent Clp protease ATP-binding subunit ClpX, producing the protein MDQNTEDLSCSFCSKNKDEVTRLIAGPGVYICDECIDSCYNLIQEQTIKDKKDQYQDWNYTPKDLFSSLNEYVIGQSHAKKVLSVAVYNHYKRLKADYISNDVELDKSNILLIGPTGSGKTLLAQSMARFLDVPFAVADATTLTEAGYVGDDVENVIKSLLAKCDFDPKRAEQGIIFIDEIDKISRRSDSPSITRDVSGEGVQQAMLKLIEGTIASVPPQGGRKHPNQETIDVDTSKILFICGGAFDGLGKVIDRRIEKAAGIGFAANVKEKSHKKTLTELYKFLEPDDLIKFGLIPELVGRLAVHTSLDELDEDALIEILTKPKNSVVKQFQQFFAIEGVKLTIRKNALVAIAKLALKRKTGARGLRAILEDLLLDTMYEIPSNPSVKEVVIDKAVVEGLKQPVIVHQSDNKKRTIRKAS; encoded by the coding sequence ATGGATCAAAATACTGAAGATCTAAGTTGTTCATTTTGTTCAAAAAATAAAGATGAGGTTACTCGTCTAATCGCCGGTCCGGGCGTGTATATATGTGACGAGTGCATAGACTCTTGTTACAACTTGATACAAGAACAAACTATCAAGGATAAAAAAGATCAATACCAGGATTGGAATTACACTCCCAAAGATTTATTTAGCTCGCTAAATGAATATGTCATTGGTCAATCCCATGCAAAAAAAGTTCTCTCTGTGGCCGTTTATAATCATTATAAGCGCCTCAAAGCTGACTATATTTCCAATGATGTTGAGCTTGATAAGTCAAATATACTTTTGATTGGACCTACTGGGAGTGGAAAAACGCTTTTGGCTCAATCAATGGCTCGTTTCTTGGATGTTCCATTTGCAGTGGCAGATGCCACAACATTAACTGAGGCTGGATATGTTGGCGACGATGTAGAAAATGTCATCAAGAGCCTTCTTGCAAAATGTGATTTTGATCCAAAAAGAGCTGAGCAAGGAATTATATTTATAGATGAAATAGATAAAATTTCACGCCGCTCAGACTCTCCTTCGATCACCAGAGATGTTTCTGGGGAGGGTGTTCAGCAAGCAATGTTGAAGCTAATTGAGGGCACTATTGCCTCAGTTCCACCTCAAGGAGGAAGGAAACATCCTAATCAAGAAACGATTGATGTTGATACCTCAAAAATATTATTTATATGTGGAGGCGCTTTTGATGGGCTTGGGAAGGTTATAGATAGACGAATTGAGAAAGCAGCTGGAATTGGTTTTGCGGCCAATGTCAAAGAAAAAAGTCATAAAAAAACCTTGACTGAGCTATACAAGTTTTTAGAGCCAGATGATCTAATTAAATTTGGACTAATTCCTGAGTTAGTAGGACGCTTAGCAGTTCATACATCGTTGGATGAGCTTGATGAGGATGCTTTAATCGAAATTCTCACGAAGCCAAAAAATTCAGTAGTGAAACAGTTTCAACAATTTTTTGCTATTGAAGGAGTAAAGCTAACAATCAGGAAGAATGCTCTTGTAGCTATTGCCAAATTAGCGCTTAAGAGAAAAACAGGAGCAAGAGGTTTGAGGGCAATCTTAGAGGACTTGTTGTTAGATACAATGTATGAAATTCCATCTAACCCAAGTGTGAAAGAGGTTGTGATAGATAAAGCAGTTGTAGAGGGTTTGAAACAACCAGTAATAGTTCATCAATCTGATAATAAGAAAAGAACTATTCGCAAGGCAAGCTAA
- the hflX gene encoding ribosome rescue GTPase HflX, producing MSMELFDRQKDAVGQGERTILVHIELTSISQSPDSVNEFKQLAVSSGLNIIETVLVKRSFTKAQFFIGTGKVDELALSVSDNEIELVIFSHQLSPSQERNLEKALKCQVMDRTGLILDIFALRASSFEGKLQVELAQLKHLSTRLVRGWTHLERQKGGIGLRGPGETQLETDKRLVSIRIKNINKRLAKVHKQHDLGRKSRVKNQLPMISLAGYTNAGKSTLFNLLTNAEVYADDKLFATLDSTIRRVMLPASGEAVIADTVGFIQDLPHELVEAFKSTLEETRQANVLLHIVDASDPNNRDKIDQVEDIIEQIGAQKIPRILVMNKIDGLVNFKPRIDKDSEGNISRVWLSAETGEGVDLLYEALSESLSGMMTSARIKLDVQSAYIRSEIHKVGFIKKEIMNEFGQWLLEINVTSHYLERLLDKQGVSLLWKQKSQQSQTA from the coding sequence ATGTCTATGGAGTTGTTTGATCGTCAAAAGGATGCGGTTGGTCAAGGCGAAAGAACTATCCTAGTCCATATTGAGCTCACTTCTATTAGTCAATCACCAGATAGTGTCAATGAATTTAAACAGCTTGCTGTCTCTTCTGGACTGAATATTATTGAAACAGTTTTAGTAAAAAGAAGTTTTACTAAGGCGCAGTTTTTTATTGGAACTGGTAAAGTTGATGAACTTGCATTAAGTGTAAGTGACAATGAAATTGAACTAGTTATATTTTCGCACCAGTTATCACCATCTCAAGAACGTAACTTAGAAAAAGCATTGAAGTGCCAAGTTATGGATCGAACAGGCTTAATATTGGATATTTTTGCATTAAGAGCGAGCTCTTTTGAAGGAAAGCTGCAAGTAGAACTTGCTCAATTAAAACATCTTTCAACCAGATTAGTAAGAGGTTGGACTCACCTGGAGAGGCAAAAAGGAGGTATAGGTTTAAGAGGTCCTGGTGAAACTCAGTTAGAAACAGATAAAAGACTTGTTTCAATTCGAATTAAAAATATTAATAAGCGACTTGCAAAAGTTCATAAACAACATGATCTAGGCAGAAAATCTCGTGTAAAAAATCAGCTTCCAATGATATCTCTTGCCGGTTACACAAATGCTGGCAAGTCGACACTCTTCAATCTATTAACAAATGCTGAAGTGTATGCAGATGATAAGTTATTTGCAACTCTTGATTCTACTATTAGAAGAGTTATGTTGCCAGCATCTGGTGAGGCAGTCATCGCGGATACAGTTGGTTTTATTCAGGACTTGCCGCATGAACTTGTTGAGGCATTTAAATCAACATTAGAGGAAACTCGTCAGGCAAATGTACTTCTTCACATTGTTGATGCATCTGATCCAAATAACAGAGATAAAATTGACCAGGTCGAAGATATTATTGAGCAAATAGGTGCTCAAAAAATACCAAGAATTCTAGTAATGAATAAGATTGATGGCCTAGTCAACTTCAAACCAAGAATCGATAAAGACTCAGAAGGAAATATTTCTCGTGTTTGGCTTTCTGCTGAAACTGGAGAAGGGGTTGATCTTCTTTATGAGGCCTTATCTGAAAGTCTTAGTGGAATGATGACTTCTGCACGTATCAAGTTAGATGTTCAGTCGGCATATATAAGAAGTGAAATACATAAAGTTGGATTTATTAAAAAAGAAATAATGAACGAATTTGGTCAATGGCTACTTGAAATTAATGTAACTAGTCACTATCTAGAAAGATTACTAGATAAGCAAGGTGTTTCATTATTATGGAAGCAGAAATCACAACAGAGTCAAACAGCTTAG
- the lon gene encoding endopeptidase La, which yields MEAEITTESNSLEKQSTPLLPLRDVVVFPHTVIPLFIGRKSSVKAITQAMEADKNVFLATQKDEAIEEPNNDDLHKVGTLATILQLLKLPDGTIKVLVEGVKRAKIEEFVDLGEHTEVVLSDCSLSFDNDTEIKAMMRLALENFEKYIKLSKKIPEEVYKVLKEITDVERFSDVIIANLSLKVSEKQSLLESGQAQDRLEAILSILEGELDVLGAEQKIQNRVRKQMESNQRDYYLNEQMKSIQKELGTLDDENEIEDLQNSINKAKMPKEAKKKAQSELNKLQRMSSQSSDASIIRTYIENLCSVPWSKKTKTNKDLVKAQKILDSDHYGLDKVKERIMEHLAVQSRVTHNKANILCLVGPPGVGKTSLGESIAKSVNRKYVRMALGGVRDEAEIRGHRRTYIGAMPGSIVQKMQKVNVKNPLFLLDEIDKMASDFRGDPSSAMLEVLDPEQNHTFNDHYLEVDYDLSQVMFVATANSLNLPEALVDRMEIIHLSGYTEDEKLEIAKRHLIAKQMKNNGVNSSEIVFKDSAIMDIIRYYTREAGVRNLDREIGSICRKVIKDVTLKKRKARAIINSKSLPKFLGMKKYRFGLAEEHNQIGEVTGLAWTSVGGDLLTIEASSYKGKGKLNYTGQLGDVMKESIQAAMSVTRLRADSLGISDDFHEKLDIHIHVPDGSTPKDGPSAGAAMCTALVSVLTGRKVKAAVAMTGEITLRGEITPIGGLKEKLLAAMRGGIKTVIIPEDNERELSEVPEKIKSKLEIVKVKWIDQVLDIALEK from the coding sequence ATGGAAGCAGAAATCACAACAGAGTCAAACAGCTTAGAGAAGCAGTCAACCCCCCTTCTACCATTAAGAGATGTAGTTGTTTTTCCTCATACCGTTATTCCACTATTTATTGGAAGGAAATCCTCTGTTAAAGCAATCACCCAAGCTATGGAAGCAGATAAAAATGTTTTTTTAGCTACGCAAAAAGATGAAGCAATTGAGGAGCCAAATAATGACGATCTTCACAAAGTTGGAACTTTGGCAACGATTCTTCAGCTTTTAAAATTGCCCGATGGGACTATAAAAGTTCTAGTTGAAGGAGTTAAACGCGCAAAAATTGAAGAGTTTGTAGATTTAGGTGAGCACACTGAAGTCGTATTAAGTGATTGTAGTTTAAGTTTTGATAACGATACAGAAATTAAAGCAATGATGCGTCTTGCATTAGAAAATTTTGAAAAATATATTAAGCTTAGTAAAAAAATCCCTGAAGAGGTTTATAAGGTTCTTAAAGAAATTACCGATGTTGAAAGATTTAGTGATGTAATTATTGCAAACTTAAGTCTCAAAGTGAGTGAAAAACAGAGTCTTCTTGAAAGTGGCCAAGCACAAGATAGACTAGAGGCAATTTTGTCCATCCTTGAAGGTGAGTTAGATGTTCTTGGTGCAGAGCAAAAAATTCAGAATAGAGTCCGTAAGCAAATGGAGTCTAATCAAAGAGACTATTACTTGAATGAACAAATGAAGTCCATTCAAAAAGAGCTCGGCACCCTTGATGATGAAAATGAAATTGAAGATTTACAAAATAGTATCAACAAAGCCAAAATGCCTAAGGAGGCTAAGAAAAAAGCTCAAAGTGAACTTAATAAACTTCAAAGAATGTCATCCCAGTCTTCTGACGCATCCATCATTAGAACCTATATAGAAAATTTGTGTTCAGTGCCTTGGAGTAAAAAAACTAAAACTAATAAAGATTTAGTCAAGGCGCAAAAGATTCTTGACTCTGATCATTATGGGCTGGATAAAGTAAAAGAAAGAATTATGGAGCACCTTGCTGTGCAAAGTCGTGTTACGCATAATAAGGCCAATATACTTTGTTTAGTTGGACCTCCTGGAGTAGGAAAGACCTCACTGGGTGAATCAATTGCAAAATCTGTGAATCGAAAATATGTTCGCATGGCTCTTGGCGGTGTAAGAGATGAGGCAGAAATTCGTGGACATAGAAGAACTTATATAGGGGCTATGCCTGGATCTATCGTTCAGAAAATGCAAAAAGTTAATGTCAAAAACCCATTATTTCTCCTAGATGAAATAGACAAAATGGCCTCTGATTTTAGAGGCGACCCAAGCTCTGCTATGCTCGAGGTTTTGGATCCTGAGCAAAATCATACTTTCAATGATCACTACCTAGAGGTTGACTATGATCTCTCTCAAGTTATGTTTGTTGCCACTGCAAATTCCTTAAACCTCCCAGAAGCATTAGTTGACAGAATGGAAATCATCCATTTGTCTGGTTATACAGAAGATGAAAAACTCGAAATTGCTAAGAGACACTTAATAGCGAAGCAAATGAAAAATAATGGTGTTAATAGTTCGGAAATAGTCTTTAAAGATTCTGCAATTATGGATATTATTCGTTACTACACTAGAGAAGCAGGTGTTCGAAATCTTGATCGTGAAATTGGCAGCATATGTAGAAAAGTCATTAAGGACGTAACGCTAAAAAAACGAAAAGCTAGAGCAATTATTAACTCTAAAAGTTTGCCAAAATTTTTAGGAATGAAGAAGTATCGATTTGGTTTAGCTGAAGAACATAATCAAATCGGCGAGGTAACAGGATTAGCATGGACTTCAGTTGGTGGTGACTTACTTACAATTGAAGCATCCTCATACAAAGGTAAGGGAAAATTAAACTATACGGGCCAACTTGGTGACGTTATGAAAGAATCAATACAAGCGGCAATGTCAGTAACTCGTTTACGTGCCGATTCTTTAGGAATTTCAGATGATTTCCATGAAAAACTGGACATTCATATCCATGTTCCAGATGGCTCAACACCGAAAGATGGGCCGAGCGCTGGAGCAGCAATGTGTACAGCTCTTGTTTCAGTTTTAACTGGTCGAAAAGTTAAGGCTGCAGTTGCAATGACTGGTGAAATTACTCTGAGGGGTGAAATAACCCCAATCGGTGGTTTGAAAGAAAAACTTCTTGCCGCAATGAGAGGAGGTATTAAAACTGTCATTATTCCCGAAGATAATGAGCGTGAGTTATCTGAGGTGCCTGAAAAAATAAAAAGTAAGCTAGAAATTGTTAAAGTTAAATGGATTGACCAGGTTTTAGATATTGCATTAGAGAAATAG
- the rsmB gene encoding 16S rRNA (cytosine(967)-C(5))-methyltransferase RsmB, with product MLNNNNSRVIAHNAICLVALEKYTLSESLFPSETSESSFAKSLTYGSLRFYHHLNDVITPRLKKTLDKKNLDIHILIIMGAYQLIYTDVSTHAAINETVEVAEKIKKQWAKGLINAILRGIDRDRDDILNTPHYSHPSWLVKKIMKEYPDNFHKIFTENNKQAPMSLRVHPSINIKSYQDKLLEGGIESKTSKIAPQSLTLNKAVNVEKLPDFRDGSCYVQDTSAQLAGQLIAPKNGELILDACCAPGGKTTHLAELCPNSEILALDADEKRLIKVNDNIKRLKNKNVKVILGDATNGDWWNQRLFDKILVDAPCTGTGVIRRHPDIKLIRKPRDLSHIVEVQASILKNLWLMLKPGGILVYATCSILKDENENQISKFINLNMDSSIEEIKVPWGKGPIGNQQLPNDIFDGFYYAQLRKKSKSK from the coding sequence TTGCTCAATAACAATAATTCAAGAGTCATTGCTCATAATGCTATTTGTCTTGTAGCACTTGAAAAATATACGCTTTCTGAATCGTTATTTCCTAGTGAAACCTCAGAATCTTCATTTGCAAAGTCACTCACTTACGGCTCACTCAGGTTCTATCATCATCTTAATGATGTTATAACTCCTCGGCTAAAAAAAACCTTAGACAAAAAAAATCTTGATATTCACATTCTTATAATTATGGGGGCATATCAACTAATTTATACTGATGTGTCAACTCATGCTGCCATCAATGAAACAGTCGAGGTGGCAGAAAAAATTAAAAAGCAATGGGCTAAAGGCCTTATCAATGCAATACTTAGAGGGATTGATAGGGACCGAGATGATATTCTTAATACTCCTCACTATTCTCATCCAAGTTGGCTTGTAAAAAAAATTATGAAGGAATATCCTGATAATTTTCATAAGATATTTACTGAAAATAATAAACAAGCCCCAATGTCTCTTCGAGTCCATCCATCAATTAATATCAAGTCATATCAAGATAAACTTTTAGAGGGGGGTATAGAATCTAAGACCTCAAAAATTGCACCTCAGTCTTTGACCCTTAATAAAGCAGTAAATGTAGAAAAATTACCAGATTTTAGAGATGGCTCTTGCTATGTTCAAGATACTTCTGCGCAACTAGCAGGTCAGCTCATTGCTCCAAAAAATGGTGAATTAATATTAGATGCCTGTTGCGCACCTGGGGGTAAAACAACTCATCTTGCTGAGCTTTGTCCTAATTCAGAGATCTTGGCATTAGACGCTGATGAGAAAAGGCTTATCAAAGTCAATGATAATATTAAAAGACTTAAGAATAAAAATGTTAAAGTCATTTTAGGAGACGCAACAAACGGCGACTGGTGGAATCAAAGACTTTTTGATAAGATTTTAGTAGATGCTCCATGCACTGGAACAGGGGTGATAAGAAGGCATCCAGATATTAAACTTATAAGAAAACCTAGGGACCTTTCCCATATCGTCGAGGTTCAAGCTTCTATTCTTAAGAACTTATGGTTAATGCTAAAACCTGGAGGCATACTTGTATATGCTACATGTTCGATTTTAAAAGATGAAAATGAAAATCAAATAAGTAAATTTATTAACCTCAATATGGATAGTAGTATTGAGGAAATCAAAGTTCCTTGGGGCAAAGGCCCTATAGGAAACCAACAATTACCTAATGATATATTCGATGGATTCTATTATGCTCAGCTAAGAAAAAAAAGTAAGTCCAAATAA
- a CDS encoding thioredoxin fold domain-containing protein, with product MKKFLTIALIFITNIVFADVGMIVNKLKPYFPEIKTENISTSQLDGYYEVVLTNPSIDVLYISMDGRYVLQGAVTDLELMTNISTNRVNAIKQNMLDSISDNEKIIFKSENEKYVVHVFTDVDCPYCAKLHANMNEMNALGITVKYLASPLEQLHPNAQSAMEKIWCAEDKAIAIHNYKTKRFLPNSPDCINPVAEQLAISKQLGVNGTPSIFFENGLNIPGYLEPEELLNRFLNTLAQ from the coding sequence ATGAAAAAGTTTCTTACTATCGCGTTAATCTTTATCACTAATATTGTTTTTGCAGATGTTGGCATGATTGTAAATAAATTAAAGCCTTATTTTCCAGAAATTAAGACTGAAAATATTAGCACTTCTCAGCTTGATGGATACTATGAAGTAGTTCTTACAAATCCTAGCATTGATGTACTTTACATTTCTATGGATGGAAGATATGTGCTTCAAGGCGCAGTCACTGATCTAGAATTAATGACAAATATTTCCACTAATCGTGTTAACGCAATCAAACAAAATATGCTTGACAGCATTAGCGATAATGAAAAGATAATCTTTAAATCCGAAAATGAGAAATATGTTGTTCATGTTTTTACAGATGTTGATTGCCCCTATTGCGCTAAACTTCATGCAAATATGAATGAAATGAATGCTCTTGGAATTACTGTGAAATATTTGGCCTCACCTCTGGAGCAACTTCATCCAAATGCTCAAAGCGCTATGGAAAAAATATGGTGTGCTGAAGATAAGGCGATTGCCATTCACAATTATAAAACTAAGCGATTCTTGCCAAATAGCCCAGATTGTATTAATCCAGTTGCAGAGCAGCTAGCAATTTCCAAACAATTGGGCGTCAATGGAACGCCATCAATTTTTTTTGAAAATGGATTAAATATTCCTGGCTATTTAGAGCCCGAAGAGCTTTTAAATAGATTTTTGAATACCCTTGCTCAATAA